In the Hordeum vulgare subsp. vulgare chromosome 7H, MorexV3_pseudomolecules_assembly, whole genome shotgun sequence genome, one interval contains:
- the LOC123410320 gene encoding peroxidase 1-like, which produces MAIRSLLLPLALLVLAASSAAVAELKIGFYTNTCPDAEKIVREEMAKIIAAAPSLAGPLLRLHFHDCFVRGCDASVLLESTDGNVAEKDAKPNKSLRGFGSVERVKAKLEAACPGIVSCADVLTLMSRDAVVLAKGPFWPVALGRRDGRVSSAIEASNELPPASGDVPLLAKIFASKGLDLKDLVVLSGAHTLGTAHCPSFADRLYNNTGGNGTYGLVDPSLDSNYADKLRLKCKSVDDRTMLSEMDPGSFKTFDTSYYRHVAKRRGLFRSDAALLFDDTTKDYVQRIATGKFDDEFFKDFSASMIKMGDVGVLTGAEGEIRKKCYAPN; this is translated from the exons ATGGCGATCAGGTCTTTGCTGCTCCCTCTAGCCCTGCTGGTTCTTGCAGCTAGCTCGGCTGCGGTGGCTGAGCTGAAGATCGGATTCTACACCAATACATGCCCGGACGCCGAGAAGATCGTCCgcgaggagatggccaagatcaTCGCTGCTGCGCCCAGCCTCGCCGGCCCGCTCCTCCGTCTCCATTTCCACGACTGCTTCGTCAGG GGTTGTGATGCCTCTGTCCTCCTCGAATCCACCGACGGCAACGTGGCGGAGAAGGACGCCAAGCCCAACAAGAGCCTGCGAGGGTTCGGCTCCGTGGAGCGGGTCAAGGCCAAGCTCGAGGCCGCGTGCCCGGGCATCGTCTCGTGCGCCGACGTGCTCACCCTCATGTCCCGCGACGCTGTCGTGCTGGCTAAGGGCCCCTTCTGGCCGGTGGCGTTGGGAAGGAGAGACGGCAGAGTATCCAGTGCCATAGAAGCCAGCAACGAGCTGCCCCCGGCCTCCGGCGACGTCCCTCTGCTCGCCAAGATCTTCGCCTCCAAGGGCCTCGACCTCAAGGACCTCGTTGTCCTCTCCGGCGCCCACACGCTCGGCACGGCGCACTGCCCGTCTTTCGCCGACCGGCTCTACAACAACACCGGCGGGAACGGTACCTATGGCCTCGTCGACCCGTCTCTGGACAGCAACTACGCCGACAAGCTGAGGCTCAAGTGCAAGAGCGTTGATGACCGCACTATGCTGTCGGAGATGGACCCCGGGAGCTTCAAGACCTTCGACACCAGCTACTACCGCCACGTCGCCAAGCGGAGGGGCCTCTTCCGCTCCGACGCGGCTCTCCTCTTCGACGACACCACCAAAGACTACGTCCAGCGCATCGCCACCGGCAAGTTCGACGACGAGTTCTTTAAGGACTTCAGCGCGTCCATGATCAAGATGGGCGACGTCGGCGTGCTCACCGGAGCTGAGGGAGAGATTAGGAAGAAGTGCTACGCCCCCAACTAG